The following are encoded in a window of Methylicorpusculum oleiharenae genomic DNA:
- a CDS encoding type II toxin-antitoxin system VapC family toxin — MSDKLIVYLDTSALAKWYLEEANSDQVTDYIVGLDRAIISTLTKTEMRCLLARRKRMKEMSSELEALIYATFLEDIAQGHLALCQVEDKHLDSATHLIDMLPGFNLRTLDAMHLAIAQHHGIQRIATADNFFAKAAEALGFKVDSFGN, encoded by the coding sequence ATGAGCGATAAGCTTATTGTTTACCTTGATACCAGCGCATTAGCCAAGTGGTATCTGGAAGAGGCTAATTCAGACCAAGTCACGGACTATATCGTTGGCCTGGATCGGGCCATTATTAGCACGTTGACTAAAACCGAAATGCGTTGCCTGTTAGCTAGGCGCAAGCGGATGAAAGAAATGAGTTCTGAGTTGGAAGCCCTAATTTACGCAACATTCCTTGAAGATATTGCACAGGGACACTTGGCTCTTTGCCAAGTTGAAGACAAACATCTTGACAGTGCCACACATTTAATCGATATGCTGCCGGGATTTAATTTGCGTACTCTGGACGCGATGCACCTTGCCATTGCACAACATCACGGCATACAACGCATCGCCACAGCAGATAACTTCTTCGCTAAAGCGGCAGAAGCACTAGGGTTTAAGGTTGATAGCTTTGGGAATTAG
- a CDS encoding PIN domain-containing protein: MQRVYLDACMVIHLVEGNSQQQQVLKRALLGQKVFSSELVRLESRIKALRENQSSFLMIYEQFFIDCQMIDLYSIVFGQTTDLRVIHHLKTPDALYLAAALTANCDQFWTNDQQLVKAINDKLQQNISVRDMADLEGML, encoded by the coding sequence ATGCAGCGTGTTTATTTAGATGCCTGCATGGTTATTCATTTAGTTGAAGGGAATTCGCAGCAACAGCAAGTTCTAAAAAGGGCCTTGCTGGGACAAAAGGTTTTTAGCAGTGAATTAGTCCGACTTGAATCGAGAATAAAGGCATTACGTGAAAATCAAAGTTCATTTTTGATGATCTATGAGCAGTTTTTCATAGATTGCCAAATGATTGATTTGTATAGCATCGTATTTGGGCAAACCACTGATTTACGCGTCATTCATCACTTAAAAACGCCCGATGCCTTGTATTTAGCCGCCGCATTAACGGCTAATTGTGATCAATTTTGGACAAATGACCAACAGTTGGTCAAAGCCATCAATGATAAGCTTCAGCAAAACATTAGCGTCCGAGACATGGCTGATTTGGAGGGGATGTTGTGA
- a CDS encoding type I restriction-modification system subunit M, with translation MITGDLKSKIDKLWLEFWQGGIANPLTVIEQITFLMFARLLDINESRDEKRAARTDYRFTPRFKDHEQHLRWSQFSHIEDAERLMNVVRDDVFKHFREHTSDSRFGDYMKDARMVIDKPSLLVKAIEMIDALPLDAGDTKGDLYEYLLSKLSTAGINGQFRTPRHVIKLMVWLLDPQPGEVVADPACGTAGFLVAVMEYLLEIYSSQQGVMQEDLLDEQGKTVSQTIFTGDLLTQAQWQTIKTRMFHGFDFDNTMLRIAAMNLYMHGVDNPDIHYQDTLAQSFAQHFPELEHNAFDVIFANPPFKGSLDQDTINPLILRLVKTKKTELLFIALILHMLKTGGRSATVVPQGVLFGSSNAHQAVRQLLIEHNQLEAVINLPSGVFKPYAGVATAILVFAKGGATDHVWFYDVQDDGYSLDDKRDPLYQDEQGNPLNFAGDLPKVLAAWKTRQKPDDPTLSPLSQRGAGGDLPVAVEPESPLTPLLQRGESGMSEDAANDRTQACFWVSKAELAANKYDLSINRYKETVHQEEEYEDPKAILQQWMTLVDEISEELKDLERML, from the coding sequence ATGATCACCGGCGACCTGAAAAGCAAAATCGACAAACTCTGGCTGGAATTCTGGCAAGGCGGCATCGCCAACCCCTTGACCGTCATTGAGCAAATCACCTTCCTGATGTTTGCCCGTCTGCTGGATATTAACGAAAGCCGTGACGAAAAACGCGCGGCCCGCACCGATTACCGTTTCACTCCGCGTTTTAAAGACCACGAACAGCATTTGCGCTGGAGCCAGTTCAGCCATATCGAAGATGCCGAACGCCTGATGAATGTGGTGCGCGATGACGTGTTCAAGCATTTTCGCGAACATACCAGCGACAGCCGCTTTGGTGATTACATGAAAGATGCGCGCATGGTCATCGACAAACCCAGCCTGCTGGTTAAAGCCATCGAAATGATCGATGCGTTGCCGCTGGATGCCGGCGACACCAAAGGCGATCTGTACGAATACCTGCTCAGCAAACTATCCACCGCCGGCATCAACGGCCAGTTTCGTACCCCGCGCCATGTCATTAAACTGATGGTCTGGCTGCTTGATCCGCAACCCGGTGAAGTAGTGGCAGACCCCGCGTGCGGCACCGCCGGATTCTTGGTGGCGGTGATGGAATATCTGCTGGAAATCTACAGCAGCCAGCAAGGCGTGATGCAGGAAGACCTTCTCGATGAGCAGGGGAAAACCGTCAGCCAAACAATTTTCACCGGCGATTTATTAACCCAGGCGCAATGGCAAACCATCAAAACCCGCATGTTTCATGGCTTTGATTTTGACAACACGATGTTGCGCATTGCCGCCATGAATCTCTACATGCACGGCGTCGATAATCCGGATATCCATTATCAGGATACCCTGGCGCAGAGTTTTGCCCAGCATTTTCCGGAGCTTGAGCACAATGCCTTCGATGTAATTTTTGCCAATCCGCCCTTTAAAGGCAGTTTGGATCAAGACACCATTAATCCGCTCATTTTGCGGCTGGTCAAAACCAAAAAAACCGAATTGCTGTTTATTGCCCTGATTTTGCACATGCTGAAAACCGGCGGCCGCAGCGCCACCGTCGTCCCACAAGGCGTATTGTTCGGTTCCTCCAACGCGCATCAAGCCGTGCGGCAGTTACTGATAGAACACAACCAGCTGGAAGCCGTCATCAACCTGCCCAGCGGCGTGTTCAAACCTTATGCCGGGGTTGCCACCGCGATTTTAGTGTTCGCCAAAGGCGGCGCCACCGATCACGTCTGGTTTTACGACGTGCAAGACGACGGCTACTCGCTGGACGACAAACGCGACCCGCTGTATCAGGACGAGCAAGGCAATCCGCTCAATTTTGCCGGCGACTTGCCCAAAGTGCTGGCAGCCTGGAAAACCCGCCAAAAACCGGACGACCCAACCCTCTCCCCCCTTTCTCAAAGGGGGGCCGGGGGGGATTTGCCGGTAGCTGTTGAGCCAGAATCCCCCCTAACCCCCCTTTTGCAAAGGGGGGAATCAGGCATGTCCGAGGATGCCGCGAACGACCGCACCCAAGCCTGTTTTTGGGTCAGCAAAGCCGAGCTCGCCGCCAATAAATACGATTTGTCGATCAACCGCTACAAGGAAACCGTGCATCAGGAAGAGGAATACGAAGACCCGAAAGCGATATTGCAGCAGTGGATGACCTTGGTGGATGAAATCTCTGAAGAGTTAAAAGACTTAGAACGCATGCTCTGA
- a CDS encoding DEAD/DEAH box helicase family protein, which produces MQSQNFEFLKTSWPELSALAGFAEHYVLDDPQSALTKLRNFAERIVDVVYHQLGLPKPPMANFMEMLSNDAFESVAPRVVVDKLHALRIHGNKAAHGDKVSAQNAQWLLKEAFDIGRWLFATYASGDLSNIKNYEAPTPNHSAKAEYQNERKTLLEQYARQEARMQAILAELEAGRENAAQLERTAEQLSKLQQQAASKGQQVANDLHFDEATTRKQLIDLQLAQVGWDLAHSEQVTVEEKVFYQPTASGEGFADYILKDDNGKPLAVIEAKKTAVDAEKGRHQAKHYADGLEKMHGQRPVIFYTNGHDIWIWDDHPEQNYPPRKLYGFYSKSSLQYQVRQRTERKPLNSVSVNAEILGDRLYQHEALKRISERFESKQRKALAVQATGTGKTRLSIALTDVCMKAGWVKRVLFVCDRRELRKQAKNAYSEYLSAPITVLTSKSVQDLHNRIFIATYPAMIRLFEKFDPGFFDLIIADESHRSIYNIYGDLFRYFDALQVGLTATPVEMVSRSTCQLFGCDFKEPTCNYTLETAVEEGYLVPYQVVKHTTKFLRDGIKGHALTAAEIAELEDKGIDPNSLDFDAQEIDQAIYNKDTNRKILQNLTENGIRQIDGQTLGKTIIFARNHKHAKLFEKLFDEMYPQYGGKFCHVIDNYDPRAEALIDDFKGQGSNDQLTIAISVDMLDTGINVPEIVNLVFARPVKSPVKFWQMIGRGTRLCLNLFGNGKHKTHFQIFDHWGVVEYHGMKQREVTINPSKSLMQHLFETRLTLAKTALHHAESDFFDTLAEWLHKTINSLDDRTIAVRDKWKTKQQMSDLGTLRQFGANTVILLESEVAPLMQWLDVRGHSDAYQWDLLISQIQQQKLLNSGAFDDWVGEAINQLWQLHMNLNQVKAKASLIKQCREPAWWQLASLDELEQLRTELRSIMQHRDKGTGPRIEARTIDIKDSGEVREQQSTYLNAVDMASYRIKVEQALKHLFEQSPVLQKIRNGIPVNEEELDNLNALIHTQHPDIDLTVLKDFYPTTAPMEQILRSIVGMDSEAVNQRFAAFIQHYPSLNARQVQFLGLLKRQIAQSGAIEIDHLYQMPFTTIGELDSLFTSETQIDELLSIVRSFGKQPTPPTTGNSHENHD; this is translated from the coding sequence ATGCAATCACAAAATTTTGAGTTTCTAAAGACCAGCTGGCCGGAACTGTCTGCATTGGCAGGCTTCGCGGAACATTATGTCCTGGATGATCCGCAAAGTGCATTAACCAAACTGCGAAATTTCGCCGAGCGAATTGTCGATGTCGTTTATCACCAGCTGGGTTTACCCAAGCCACCGATGGCGAATTTCATGGAAATGCTAAGCAATGATGCCTTCGAATCGGTGGCACCCAGAGTCGTAGTCGATAAATTGCATGCTTTACGCATTCACGGCAACAAAGCGGCGCATGGTGATAAAGTCAGTGCACAAAACGCGCAATGGCTGCTCAAAGAAGCGTTCGATATCGGTCGCTGGCTGTTTGCCACCTATGCCAGTGGCGACCTCTCGAACATCAAAAACTACGAAGCTCCAACCCCCAATCACTCAGCTAAAGCCGAATACCAAAATGAGCGCAAGACCCTGTTGGAACAATACGCCAGGCAAGAAGCCCGCATGCAGGCGATTCTGGCCGAGCTGGAAGCGGGACGGGAAAATGCCGCGCAGTTGGAACGAACAGCCGAGCAACTGAGCAAACTCCAGCAACAGGCGGCCAGCAAAGGACAGCAGGTCGCCAACGATTTGCATTTCGACGAAGCCACCACCCGCAAACAGTTGATCGACTTGCAACTGGCGCAAGTCGGTTGGGACCTGGCACATAGCGAACAAGTTACAGTCGAAGAAAAAGTGTTTTATCAACCCACAGCGAGTGGCGAAGGCTTTGCCGATTATATTTTGAAGGATGATAACGGCAAACCCCTCGCCGTTATCGAAGCCAAGAAAACTGCGGTCGATGCCGAAAAAGGCCGACATCAAGCCAAACACTATGCCGATGGTTTGGAAAAAATGCATGGCCAGCGCCCGGTGATTTTCTATACCAATGGCCACGACATCTGGATTTGGGATGACCACCCCGAGCAAAATTATCCCCCGCGGAAACTGTACGGCTTTTACTCCAAATCCAGCCTGCAATACCAAGTGCGTCAGAGGACAGAGCGCAAACCGCTCAACAGTGTCTCAGTCAACGCCGAAATTTTGGGGGATCGCCTGTACCAGCATGAAGCCCTGAAACGGATCAGCGAGCGATTTGAAAGCAAGCAACGCAAAGCTCTGGCGGTGCAAGCCACCGGCACCGGAAAGACGCGTTTATCTATTGCCCTGACCGATGTCTGCATGAAAGCCGGTTGGGTCAAGCGCGTCCTGTTTGTGTGTGACCGCCGCGAGCTGCGTAAACAGGCAAAAAATGCTTACAGCGAATACTTATCAGCGCCTATTACCGTATTAACCAGTAAAAGCGTACAGGACTTACATAACCGCATCTTTATAGCCACCTATCCGGCAATGATCAGGTTGTTTGAAAAATTCGATCCGGGCTTCTTTGATCTGATCATCGCCGATGAATCCCACCGCAGCATTTACAACATCTACGGTGATCTGTTTCGCTATTTTGATGCTCTGCAAGTCGGCCTGACCGCCACGCCGGTCGAAATGGTCAGCCGTTCCACCTGCCAATTGTTTGGCTGCGATTTCAAAGAACCCACCTGCAATTACACCCTGGAAACCGCTGTAGAAGAAGGTTACCTGGTGCCGTATCAGGTCGTGAAACACACCACCAAATTTCTGCGCGATGGCATCAAAGGCCATGCCTTAACCGCAGCAGAAATTGCCGAACTGGAAGACAAAGGCATAGACCCCAACAGTCTCGACTTTGACGCTCAAGAAATTGATCAAGCTATCTACAACAAAGACACCAACCGCAAAATCCTGCAAAACCTGACGGAAAACGGCATTCGTCAGATCGATGGTCAAACATTGGGTAAAACCATCATTTTTGCCCGTAACCATAAACACGCCAAGCTGTTCGAGAAACTCTTTGATGAAATGTATCCACAATATGGCGGTAAATTCTGTCATGTGATTGATAACTACGACCCGCGTGCCGAAGCCTTGATCGATGACTTCAAAGGCCAGGGCAGTAACGATCAGCTCACCATTGCCATTTCAGTGGATATGCTCGATACCGGCATCAATGTTCCCGAAATTGTCAATCTGGTCTTTGCCCGTCCGGTAAAATCGCCGGTCAAATTCTGGCAAATGATCGGTCGCGGCACCCGCCTGTGCCTTAACCTGTTTGGTAACGGTAAACACAAAACCCATTTTCAGATATTCGATCACTGGGGTGTGGTCGAGTACCACGGGATGAAACAGCGGGAAGTCACCATCAACCCGTCTAAATCGCTGATGCAGCACTTGTTTGAAACACGTCTGACATTGGCCAAAACCGCCCTGCACCACGCCGAATCGGATTTTTTCGACACGCTGGCGGAATGGCTGCACAAAACCATCAACAGCCTGGACGACAGAACCATCGCGGTCCGCGACAAATGGAAAACCAAACAGCAAATGAGCGACCTGGGAACCCTGCGCCAGTTCGGCGCCAACACCGTTATCTTGTTGGAAAGTGAAGTCGCCCCACTGATGCAATGGCTGGATGTGCGCGGTCACAGTGATGCCTACCAGTGGGATTTGCTCATCAGCCAAATTCAGCAGCAAAAACTGCTAAATTCCGGTGCTTTTGATGATTGGGTCGGGGAGGCTATTAATCAGCTTTGGCAATTGCACATGAATTTGAACCAGGTTAAAGCCAAAGCCAGCCTCATAAAACAATGCCGTGAACCCGCATGGTGGCAATTGGCCTCCCTGGATGAGTTGGAACAACTGCGTACTGAACTTCGCAGCATCATGCAGCACCGTGACAAAGGGACAGGTCCAAGGATTGAAGCACGTACTATCGATATTAAGGACAGTGGTGAAGTTCGCGAACAGCAAAGTACCTATTTAAACGCTGTCGATATGGCGAGTTACCGTATCAAAGTCGAACAGGCGCTGAAACACCTGTTCGAGCAAAGCCCGGTGCTGCAAAAAATTCGCAACGGAATTCCGGTAAATGAAGAAGAACTGGATAACTTGAATGCGCTGATCCACACCCAACACCCGGATATTGACTTAACAGTCCTGAAAGACTTTTACCCCACCACCGCGCCGATGGAGCAGATTCTGCGCTCCATTGTTGGTATGGATTCCGAAGCCGTTAATCAGAGATTTGCGGCGTTTATTCAGCACTATCCCAGCTTAAACGCCCGGCAGGTGCAGTTTTTAGGTTTACTCAAACGCCAGATTGCCCAAAGTGGCGCGATTGAAATCGACCATCTTTACCAAATGCCGTTTACCACGATTGGCGAGCTGGACAGCCTGTTCACTAGCGAAACCCAAATCGACGAATTGCTGTCAATTGTGCGAAGCTTTGGCAAACAACCGACACCACCGACAACAGGAAATAGCCATGAAAATCATGATTAA
- a CDS encoding type II toxin-antitoxin system Phd/YefM family antitoxin has product MRNINIREMRNILGKLDSLVEEEQELVITRNKRAIARVLPMQTAKKRPSHIELRNRQQAGSISSADMIRQDRDER; this is encoded by the coding sequence ATGCGAAATATAAACATTAGAGAGATGCGGAATATTTTGGGTAAGCTCGATAGCCTCGTTGAAGAAGAGCAAGAACTGGTCATTACCCGTAATAAGCGAGCAATTGCCCGAGTATTACCGATGCAGACTGCAAAAAAACGCCCTTCTCATATTGAGTTACGGAATAGGCAGCAAGCTGGCTCAATTTCTTCGGCGGATATGATCCGGCAAGACCGGGATGAGCGATAA
- a CDS encoding GGDEF/EAL domain-containing response regulator has protein sequence MVVTDILMPVMDGLKMCEAIRAISPDIPIVITTAFEEPHYFQRAIDLGVDKYVVKPINPAILEEALLKCGRSIRAEAALREVQDRYQVLFTLSQIPMSITGAGGGVAMKTDNLVSARVDNDRILECNLAFLDLIGYQSTEMLQFLTLSDLIKPEFLARLKKLVLDELLVRGFTREVELELQRIDGQFVQVMAQFILRRNEIGQPLEMWALMRNITEQRKAEKQLILAKQVFDNALDAILITDTDNNIVSANNAFYRITGYSSSEVMGRNPRLLQSGRHGPDFYQEVWQSLLEQGRWQGEVWNRRKNGEIYTEWLSISTVKDGGGRIVNYIGIFSDITEAKADSDYIAFLAHYDPLTQLPNRVLLRDRLEQAISMARRENKHVAVMFLDLDRFKLINDSMGHGVGDNLLIQVGERMVQALREADTVARVGGDEFVLVQPAISEAEDSAVIARKILDSLRSPFNCDGYELTVTTSIGIALFPEDGNDFDTLLKNADTAMYSAKQNGRDNYEFFTVGMNTETMERMSLESQLRRALEQGQFELFYQPEIDSENGRLTGMEALLRWRHPDLGLVLPGKFISLAEDTGLIVPIGAWVLREACRQNALWQRQGLAPVVMAVNLSALQFRRRDLRETIADALKDYGLDASWLELELTESIVMSEAETTIATLQALKSAGIKLSIDDFGTGYSSLAYLKRFAVDKLKIDRSFICNIPSDAEDAAIVRAIISLAHELGLCVIAEGVETMEQLRFLRDQQCDLVQGYLFSKPVSAAEMGVLLQNRSITIA, from the coding sequence ATTGTCGTTACCGATATTTTGATGCCCGTAATGGATGGGCTGAAAATGTGCGAAGCGATTAGAGCCATTAGTCCGGATATACCCATTGTCATTACTACCGCTTTTGAGGAACCGCACTATTTTCAACGCGCCATCGATCTAGGCGTAGACAAATATGTCGTGAAGCCAATAAATCCGGCCATCCTGGAAGAAGCATTATTGAAATGCGGCCGGTCAATCCGGGCCGAAGCGGCATTGCGTGAGGTGCAGGATCGCTATCAGGTATTGTTTACTCTAAGCCAGATACCCATGTCCATCACAGGCGCCGGCGGCGGAGTCGCCATGAAAACGGATAACCTGGTTAGCGCCAGAGTCGACAATGACCGAATTTTGGAGTGCAACTTGGCTTTTCTGGATTTGATCGGCTATCAGTCTACAGAAATGTTGCAATTCCTTACCTTGAGCGATTTGATTAAGCCTGAATTCCTTGCGCGGCTGAAAAAATTGGTACTGGATGAACTTCTGGTGCGAGGATTTACTCGCGAAGTTGAACTGGAACTTCAACGTATTGATGGTCAATTCGTTCAGGTAATGGCCCAGTTTATTCTGCGCCGTAACGAAATCGGCCAGCCATTGGAAATGTGGGCTTTGATGCGAAACATTACCGAGCAGCGCAAGGCCGAGAAACAACTCATTTTGGCAAAGCAAGTTTTTGATAATGCCTTGGACGCCATTCTCATCACCGATACCGACAATAATATTGTTTCAGCCAACAACGCTTTTTATCGGATTACCGGTTACTCCAGCTCGGAAGTGATGGGGCGTAATCCGCGCCTGCTCCAATCCGGCCGTCATGGACCTGATTTTTACCAGGAAGTCTGGCAGTCGTTACTGGAACAAGGACGTTGGCAGGGCGAAGTGTGGAACCGCCGTAAAAATGGCGAAATTTATACCGAATGGCTGTCGATCAGCACGGTAAAAGACGGAGGGGGGCGTATTGTTAATTACATCGGAATTTTTTCAGACATTACTGAAGCTAAAGCCGACTCCGACTACATTGCTTTTCTCGCGCACTACGACCCCCTGACTCAATTGCCTAATCGGGTTTTGCTGCGCGACAGGCTGGAGCAGGCTATCAGCATGGCGCGGCGCGAGAATAAACATGTTGCCGTGATGTTTCTCGACCTGGATCGTTTTAAGCTCATCAATGATTCAATGGGACACGGCGTTGGCGATAATTTGCTGATCCAGGTAGGGGAACGGATGGTTCAGGCCTTGCGCGAAGCCGATACGGTGGCGCGTGTGGGTGGGGATGAATTTGTTCTCGTGCAACCAGCGATCAGTGAGGCGGAGGATTCTGCCGTCATAGCGCGAAAAATTCTTGATAGTCTGCGTTCCCCGTTTAACTGTGATGGATATGAGCTGACTGTCACCACCAGTATCGGAATTGCCCTGTTTCCGGAAGATGGAAATGATTTCGACACGCTGTTGAAAAATGCCGATACCGCTATGTACAGTGCTAAGCAAAATGGACGTGACAATTACGAATTTTTTACTGTCGGCATGAATACGGAAACAATGGAACGCATGTCTTTGGAAAGTCAGTTACGCCGTGCTTTGGAACAAGGCCAGTTTGAGCTGTTTTATCAACCTGAGATAGATTCCGAAAATGGCAGATTAACGGGTATGGAAGCTTTATTACGCTGGCGGCACCCTGATTTGGGTCTGGTCCTGCCCGGCAAATTCATTTCTTTGGCTGAGGATACCGGTTTGATTGTGCCTATCGGCGCTTGGGTGTTACGCGAGGCCTGCCGTCAAAATGCGCTATGGCAGCGTCAGGGCCTGGCGCCGGTTGTTATGGCTGTTAATCTTTCCGCCCTGCAGTTCCGCCGGCGTGATTTACGGGAAACTATCGCTGATGCTTTAAAGGATTACGGTCTCGACGCATCCTGGCTGGAATTGGAGCTGACCGAAAGTATAGTCATGAGCGAAGCGGAAACCACTATTGCTACTTTGCAGGCTTTGAAGTCCGCCGGGATTAAGCTATCCATTGATGATTTCGGTACCGGGTATTCTTCGTTGGCCTATCTTAAGAGGTTTGCCGTTGATAAATTAAAAATAGACCGATCTTTCATATGTAATATACCTTCCGACGCAGAGGATGCGGCTATTGTGCGGGCGATCATCAGTCTGGCGCATGAACTTGGGCTTTGCGTTATAGCTGAAGGTGTAGAAACTATGGAGCAACTCCGTTTTTTACGTGACCAGCAATGCGATCTGGTCCAGGGATATCTTTTCAGTAAACCGGTTTCAGCGGCGGAAATGGGCGTGTTGCTTCAAAATCGGAGTATCACTATCGCTTGA
- a CDS encoding restriction endonuclease subunit S, whose product MSWPEICLAELLEDIQPGFASGLNIDDGILQVRMNNVKPDGSWDWSKERRVPATTRQLAKYSLQSGDILFNATNSPEQVGKSALFQKSDEPVTFSNHFLRLKVKKSKVDERYLIRYLASLWKKRVFENMVDAWVNQATVQRDSFLALKIPVPPLAEQKRIAAILDKADSLRRKNQQAIQLADQFLRAVFLDLFGDPMTNPKGWDEIELKKIADIRSGVTKGKKVDLATAVTLPYMRVANVQDGYLDLSDIQNITVSRNDAEKFQLEKGDILLTEGGDPDKLGRGYVWNNEIPNCIHQNHIFSVRINNLNKIRPEFLSAVIASQRGKRYFLRVGKQTTGIATILSEFKPFVPPIELQDKFMVSVNKARTIKNLFASSEFNLFNSLSQKAFAGKL is encoded by the coding sequence GTGAGTTGGCCGGAAATTTGTTTAGCGGAATTGTTAGAGGATATTCAGCCTGGCTTTGCTTCTGGTCTAAATATAGATGATGGGATTCTGCAAGTTAGAATGAATAATGTTAAACCAGATGGAAGCTGGGACTGGAGTAAAGAGAGGCGTGTACCGGCTACAACAAGACAGTTAGCAAAATACTCACTTCAATCTGGAGATATTTTATTTAATGCTACTAATAGTCCAGAACAAGTTGGGAAGTCTGCACTGTTTCAAAAATCTGACGAACCGGTTACATTCAGTAATCATTTTTTACGCCTGAAAGTCAAAAAGAGTAAGGTAGACGAAAGATATTTGATCAGATATTTAGCAAGTTTATGGAAGAAACGCGTATTTGAAAATATGGTTGATGCTTGGGTAAATCAAGCAACAGTTCAACGCGATAGTTTTTTAGCTCTTAAAATCCCAGTTCCACCACTAGCCGAACAAAAACGCATCGCCGCCATCCTCGACAAAGCCGACAGCCTGCGCCGTAAAAACCAGCAAGCCATCCAACTCGCCGACCAATTCCTCCGCGCGGTGTTTTTAGACCTATTCGGCGATCCGATGACAAATCCGAAGGGGTGGGACGAAATTGAATTAAAGAAAATTGCAGACATTCGCTCAGGTGTGACAAAAGGAAAAAAAGTCGATCTAGCAACTGCGGTTACTTTACCTTACATGCGGGTTGCTAATGTTCAGGACGGTTATCTTGATTTAAGCGATATTCAAAACATTACTGTTTCGAGGAACGACGCTGAAAAATTCCAGTTGGAAAAAGGCGATATACTCTTAACTGAAGGCGGTGATCCTGACAAGCTTGGTCGTGGGTATGTTTGGAACAATGAAATACCCAATTGTATTCACCAAAATCATATTTTTTCGGTCCGAATAAATAACTTGAATAAAATAAGACCAGAATTTTTAAGTGCTGTTATCGCCTCACAAAGAGGGAAGCGCTACTTTTTAAGAGTTGGCAAGCAAACAACCGGCATAGCCACAATTTTAAGCGAATTTAAGCCATTTGTTCCGCCTATTGAACTTCAGGATAAATTCATGGTTTCTGTCAATAAGGCGAGAACCATCAAAAATTTATTTGCTAGTAGTGAGTTTAATTTATTCAATTCACTCAGCCAAAAAGCCTTCGCCGGTAAACTCTAA
- a CDS encoding type II toxin-antitoxin system VapC family toxin, which yields MVVDSSILIALLLNETDADQYAQILLETDSLFISAVSVVEASMVIEYKKGNVGANKLDELLKLIAPVVIAFDQEQAQLARQAWRQFGKGRHPAKLNFGDCCSYAAARYTDQPLLFKGNDFNQTDIPSVLYHPSQAD from the coding sequence ATGGTGGTGGATTCATCGATATTGATCGCCCTATTGCTCAACGAGACCGACGCAGATCAATACGCGCAAATATTGCTAGAGACAGATTCGCTTTTTATCAGTGCTGTCAGCGTGGTTGAAGCATCCATGGTCATCGAATATAAAAAAGGCAATGTCGGCGCGAACAAATTGGACGAGCTGCTCAAGCTAATCGCTCCAGTCGTCATTGCCTTCGATCAGGAACAAGCTCAATTGGCCCGTCAGGCTTGGCGACAGTTCGGCAAGGGCCGCCATCCCGCCAAATTGAATTTTGGCGATTGCTGTAGTTACGCTGCCGCTCGGTACACCGATCAACCCTTGTTGTTCAAGGGCAACGACTTTAACCAAACCGATATTCCATCGGTGCTTTATCACCCATCCCAAGCAGACTAA
- a CDS encoding PIN domain-containing protein, with product MIGLDTNVIVRYLVQDDEQQSKLATDLIEEQCSTETRLFINEITLCEIVWVLKRAYGYDKAVILDILQQYWDVRIYCSHRIQKPV from the coding sequence TTGATCGGCTTGGATACCAATGTCATCGTTCGCTATCTGGTTCAAGATGACGAACAGCAATCGAAATTGGCGACGGATTTGATCGAAGAACAGTGTTCGACCGAAACCCGGCTATTTATCAACGAGATTACACTCTGCGAAATTGTCTGGGTGCTCAAACGAGCTTACGGCTATGACAAAGCGGTGATTTTGGATATTTTGCAGCAGTATTGGGATGTCAGGATTTACTGTTCTCATCGCATTCAGAAGCCAGTTTAG